Proteins encoded within one genomic window of Acinetobacter sp. YWS30-1:
- the pdxJ gene encoding pyridoxine 5'-phosphate synthase — MAALLGVNIDHVATLRQARGTTYPDPVNAALICEQAGAEGITLHLREDRRHIQDEDVRRMRPVLTTHMNLEMAVTDEMVAIAKEIQPQHVCFVPEKRQEVTTEGGLDVVGHFEDVKKATQELSAIGCDVSLFIDADIAQIDAAVACGAPTIELHTGAYADAATPEAQQVELDRIIKGAEYAASKGLVVNAGHGLNLDNVTPIAAIPQIHELNIGHSIIADAVFVGLAQAVQQMKAAIKAAR, encoded by the coding sequence ATGGCTGCATTACTTGGTGTCAATATTGACCATGTCGCAACTTTAAGACAAGCACGTGGTACGACGTACCCAGACCCAGTCAATGCTGCATTGATCTGTGAGCAGGCCGGTGCAGAGGGAATTACCCTGCATTTGCGCGAAGACCGTCGACATATTCAGGATGAAGATGTACGTCGTATGCGTCCGGTATTAACTACCCATATGAACCTGGAAATGGCCGTAACTGATGAAATGGTGGCGATTGCTAAAGAAATCCAGCCGCAGCATGTCTGCTTTGTACCAGAAAAGCGTCAGGAAGTGACGACTGAAGGTGGTCTGGATGTCGTTGGTCATTTTGAAGATGTGAAAAAAGCCACCCAGGAACTGTCTGCGATTGGCTGTGACGTGTCGCTATTTATTGATGCAGACATTGCCCAGATTGATGCGGCAGTCGCTTGTGGCGCACCTACAATTGAGCTTCATACAGGTGCTTATGCCGATGCAGCAACACCTGAAGCACAGCAAGTTGAGCTGGATCGCATTATCAAAGGGGCAGAGTATGCGGCTTCTAAAGGTCTGGTGGTCAATGCAGGTCACGGTCTGAACCTGGATAATGTCACTCCAATTGCTGCGATTCCTCAAATTCATGAATTAAATATTGGTCACTCGATTATTGCAGATGCAGTTTTTGTTGGACTGGCGCAAGCTGTACAACAAATGAAGGCTGCAATTAAAGCTGCGCGTTAA
- a CDS encoding tRNA-(ms[2]io[6]A)-hydroxylase, translating into MSNIDYDELMKPVIGFLGCETPKAWLDEALQNLEILMQDHANCEKKAASTAMNLMFRYSFFVDLQVKLAQLVREEMLHYEQVLEFMNKRGQQWIGLSAGRYAGGLRKEIRTYEPEALIDVLVIGAFVEARSCERFYALAPLVDDELGRYYRYLLKSESRHFEDYLALALDVAKTAKLKNPQEDIQSRIEHIREVEKNLILSPDEMFRFHSGVPAKAA; encoded by the coding sequence ATGTCAAATATTGATTATGATGAACTGATGAAGCCTGTCATTGGCTTCTTAGGTTGTGAAACACCAAAAGCCTGGCTCGATGAGGCATTACAGAATCTGGAAATTCTGATGCAGGATCATGCCAACTGTGAGAAGAAAGCAGCCAGTACAGCAATGAACCTGATGTTCCGCTATAGCTTCTTCGTAGATTTACAAGTGAAACTGGCGCAACTGGTCCGTGAAGAAATGCTGCACTATGAACAGGTGCTGGAATTCATGAATAAGCGTGGCCAGCAATGGATTGGACTCAGTGCAGGGCGTTATGCAGGTGGTTTGCGTAAGGAAATCCGGACCTATGAACCCGAAGCATTAATTGATGTGCTGGTGATTGGTGCTTTTGTAGAAGCACGTTCTTGTGAGCGATTCTATGCGCTTGCGCCGCTGGTGGATGATGAGCTAGGACGTTACTACCGTTACTTGCTTAAATCTGAATCTCGCCATTTTGAGGACTACTTGGCCTTAGCTTTAGATGTGGCAAAAACCGCTAAACTGAAAAATCCACAAGAAGATATTCAAAGCCGAATTGAGCATATCCGTGAAGTAGAAAAGAATCTGATTCTTAGTCCAGATGAAATGTTCCGTTTCCACAGTGGTGTGCCTGCAAAAGCAGCTTAA
- a CDS encoding GFA family protein — protein MKARCLCGATRFEVQLRNHEVAACHCSMCRRQTSGPLMSIDIENIHFIDQQHLSVASTSEWAERGFCNACGTFIFWRTKDHSFANINVFTLEQLPEDLDFDLEIYIDHQPAFYSFNNQTKKMTEAEVIAMFQQPNS, from the coding sequence ATGAAAGCGAGATGTTTATGCGGAGCGACTCGATTTGAAGTTCAGCTCAGAAATCATGAAGTTGCTGCCTGTCATTGTTCCATGTGCCGCCGCCAGACAAGTGGACCATTAATGTCGATTGATATAGAAAATATTCACTTTATTGATCAGCAGCATTTATCTGTTGCAAGTACTTCTGAATGGGCAGAGCGTGGTTTTTGCAATGCCTGTGGTACTTTTATTTTCTGGCGGACCAAAGATCATTCCTTTGCCAATATTAATGTATTTACTTTGGAGCAACTGCCAGAGGATCTGGATTTCGATTTAGAAATTTATATAGATCATCAGCCAGCATTTTATTCATTTAACAATCAAACCAAAAAAATGACAGAAGCTGAGGTAATTGCTATGTTCCAGCAACCTAACTCCTGA
- a CDS encoding PaaI family thioesterase yields MDLKNLSGLQIMQEMLKGNLSMPSMATTIPMSAGEVEPGHVTFFVKADERHLNPMGGVHGGFAATVLDTVTGCAIHTLLEAGVGYGTIDLNVKMCRPIPHNQELKAIGKSINLSKNLGISEGQILDDEGRIYAHATATCMIFRNSDH; encoded by the coding sequence ATGGATCTCAAGAATCTTTCAGGTTTGCAGATTATGCAAGAGATGCTTAAGGGCAATCTGTCTATGCCTTCTATGGCAACCACCATTCCCATGTCTGCTGGCGAAGTCGAACCGGGACATGTGACCTTTTTTGTAAAAGCTGATGAACGCCATCTGAATCCTATGGGAGGTGTACATGGCGGTTTTGCCGCAACTGTTTTAGATACGGTAACAGGCTGCGCGATTCATACTTTACTTGAAGCCGGTGTCGGTTATGGCACAATTGATCTGAATGTAAAAATGTGCCGTCCAATTCCTCACAACCAAGAACTAAAAGCGATCGGAAAATCAATTAATCTCAGTAAAAACCTAGGTATTTCCGAAGGTCAAATTCTGGATGACGAAGGTCGTATTTATGCCCATGCCACAGCAACCTGTATGATTTTTCGCAATTCCGACCATTAA